From the genome of Campylobacter concisus, one region includes:
- the uvrB gene encoding excinuclease ABC subunit UvrB — translation MSKFEISSKFSPSSDQARAIKEIVKSIKSGNKYQTLLGVTGSGKTFTMANVTRELNMPTLIMTHNKSLAAQLYSEFKGFFPKNHVEYFISYYDYYQPEAYIPRSDLYIEKDSSVNEELERLRLSATASLLSFDDVICVASVSANYGLGNPSEYKGMVAYLSVGEKISQRKLLEQLVDMGYKRNDNYFDRGDFRVNGDVVDIYPAYYNDEALRIEFFGDEIDAMYYFDVLDNKRLKDISKFTLYATSQFIVGADRLKIAMKEIEEELDARLKEFNEQGKLVEAQRLKQRVEFDLEMMASTGMCKGIENYARHLTGQKPGETPYSMFDYFEISGKDYLVIVDESHVSLPQFRGMYAGDRSRKEVLVEYGFRLPSALDNRPLKFDEFISKKAKFLFVSATPNEYELGISQGHVYEQILRPTGLLDPIIEIKDSDNQVEVLFDEAKAVIARGERVLVTVLTKKMAEELSRYYIELGVKVKYMHSDIDAIERNEIIRGLRSGEFDMLIGINLLREGLDLPEVSLIAIMDADKEGFLRSTTSLIQTMGRAARNVNGKVLMFAKKITHSMKEAIDTTTARRKFQDEYNKAHGITPHSASRNIEESLHVEDDGEIYKRGKNLEKMPASERAAIVKELRKQMLEAAAQLEFEKAAALRDEIAKMRKL, via the coding sequence ATGAGTAAATTTGAAATTTCATCTAAATTTAGCCCAAGCAGCGACCAAGCAAGAGCGATAAAAGAGATAGTAAAAAGCATAAAATCAGGCAATAAATACCAAACACTTCTAGGTGTGACAGGGTCCGGCAAAACTTTCACCATGGCAAATGTCACACGTGAGCTAAACATGCCAACGCTTATCATGACGCATAACAAATCCCTTGCCGCGCAGCTTTATAGCGAATTTAAGGGCTTTTTCCCAAAAAATCATGTCGAGTACTTCATAAGCTACTACGACTACTACCAGCCAGAGGCCTATATCCCAAGAAGCGACCTATATATAGAAAAGGATAGCTCGGTAAATGAGGAACTTGAGCGCTTGCGCCTCTCTGCGACGGCTAGCTTGCTAAGCTTTGATGATGTGATCTGTGTGGCCTCAGTCTCTGCAAACTACGGCCTTGGTAACCCAAGCGAGTATAAAGGGATGGTGGCATATCTTAGCGTAGGGGAGAAGATAAGCCAAAGAAAGCTTTTAGAGCAGCTTGTGGATATGGGCTATAAACGCAATGACAACTACTTTGATAGGGGGGACTTTCGCGTAAATGGCGATGTGGTTGATATTTACCCAGCTTACTACAACGACGAAGCGCTAAGGATTGAGTTTTTTGGCGATGAGATCGATGCGATGTATTATTTTGACGTGCTTGATAACAAAAGGCTAAAGGATATCTCTAAATTTACGCTTTATGCCACCAGCCAGTTTATCGTAGGCGCTGATAGGCTAAAGATCGCGATGAAAGAGATCGAAGAGGAGCTTGATGCGCGCTTAAAAGAATTTAACGAGCAGGGCAAGCTAGTAGAGGCGCAGAGACTAAAGCAAAGGGTGGAGTTTGACCTTGAAATGATGGCAAGCACAGGCATGTGCAAGGGTATCGAAAACTACGCGCGCCACCTGACCGGTCAAAAGCCTGGAGAGACGCCGTACTCGATGTTTGACTACTTTGAGATAAGCGGCAAGGACTATCTAGTCATTGTCGATGAAAGTCACGTGAGTTTGCCGCAGTTTAGGGGCATGTATGCGGGCGATAGGAGTCGTAAAGAGGTGCTTGTGGAGTATGGATTTCGTTTGCCATCAGCTCTTGATAACAGGCCGCTTAAATTTGATGAGTTTATAAGCAAAAAGGCGAAATTTCTCTTTGTCTCAGCCACGCCAAACGAGTATGAGCTTGGTATCAGCCAGGGGCATGTCTATGAGCAAATTTTGCGACCTACGGGACTACTTGACCCGATCATCGAGATAAAAGATAGCGATAATCAAGTCGAGGTGCTATTTGACGAGGCAAAGGCAGTCATCGCAAGAGGTGAGCGCGTGCTAGTTACGGTGCTAACTAAAAAGATGGCCGAGGAGCTAAGCCGCTACTACATCGAGCTTGGCGTCAAGGTCAAGTATATGCACTCAGACATCGACGCAATCGAGCGAAATGAGATCATTAGAGGGCTTAGAAGTGGCGAATTTGACATGCTAATAGGCATAAATTTGCTCCGTGAGGGGCTAGACCTGCCAGAAGTGAGCCTAATAGCGATCATGGACGCCGATAAAGAGGGCTTTTTGCGCTCGACCACGAGCCTTATACAGACGATGGGGCGTGCGGCTAGAAATGTAAATGGCAAGGTGCTAATGTTTGCCAAAAAGATCACGCACTCGATGAAAGAGGCGATCGATACGACGACAGCTAGGCGTAAATTTCAAGATGAGTACAACAAAGCTCACGGCATAACGCCGCACTCTGCAAGTAGAAATATCGAAGAGAGCCTGCATGTCGAAGATGATGGTGAAATTTATAAACGTGGTAAAAATTTAGAGAAGATGCCAGCTAGCGAGCGAGCTGCGATAGTAAAAGAGCTAAGAAAGCAGATGCTTGAAGCGGCGGCACAGCTGGAGTTTGAGAAGGCGGCGGCACTACGTGATGAGATAGCAAAGATGAGAAAACTTTAA
- a CDS encoding cell division protein ZapB has translation MFEDNAILTTLSDKVNDLITKYDELCKTNEELRNEIVTLKAQNEAKSNQIMRLEEDLDKKNTEADDVMRKIEAVLGR, from the coding sequence ATGTTTGAAGATAATGCGATCTTAACCACACTAAGCGATAAAGTAAATGACCTGATCACAAAATATGACGAACTTTGCAAAACGAACGAAGAGTTACGCAACGAGATCGTAACTTTAAAAGCACAAAATGAGGCAAAAAGCAATCAAATCATGCGTTTAGAAGAGGATCTTGACAAGAAAAATACCGAAGCTGATGATGTAATGAGAAAAATCGAAGCTGTCCTTGGCAGATAA
- a CDS encoding type II secretion system protein, with translation MKRRAYTLLELIFIVVILGILSTVAIPRLFFSRSDATISNAKTQLAAIRSGISLKYNDNILQAKPEFPQKLDDGDPSKLFKNVINIPIKDSGSKNGWHRIGDDKYTFRLDGKVANFKYDKNTGDFGCSDENEICKSLQ, from the coding sequence ATGAAAAGACGAGCTTACACCTTGCTTGAGCTGATATTTATAGTAGTTATACTAGGCATTTTAAGCACGGTCGCTATACCTAGGCTATTTTTTTCTAGAAGTGATGCTACCATCTCAAATGCAAAAACTCAACTTGCCGCTATAAGAAGTGGAATTTCACTAAAATACAATGACAATATCTTGCAAGCAAAGCCAGAATTTCCACAAAAACTAGACGATGGCGATCCAAGCAAACTCTTTAAAAATGTTATAAATATACCGATAAAAGATAGCGGCAGCAAAAATGGCTGGCACAGAATAGGCGATGACAAATATACATTTAGGCTAGATGGCAAAGTAGCAAATTTCAAATACGATAAAAATACTGGTGATTTTGGTTGCAGTGATGAAAATGAAATTTGCAAATCACTTCAGTAA